In Aquimarina spinulae, a single window of DNA contains:
- a CDS encoding glycosyltransferase family 2 protein, which translates to MTNQPLVTIIMAVKDTAPYLRDCLDSILAQTYQNWELIAVNDHSSDASPKILQEYAAKDTRIRFFNSDRPKLIPTLQVGYAETKGTLINRMDSDDKMPAYKIEVLVEEWSKHGKGTVIAGGTEHFVDEGVVGDGFLKYEKWLNEVARTSTHYQEIYRECVIPSHCWLLHKEDFDAAGAFDPIIYPEDYDLCFRFYRLGLTVVGIDKILHHWRDRSDRISRTWEEYKDNRYFDLKLRFFYELDRDKTRPLVLWGAGKNGKDMAKLLQSYSDEFHWVCDNERKIGKDIYGVRLEHYNDVKTLENAQIIIVVASPTGKKEIEELLFLWNKKPVVDFWFFA; encoded by the coding sequence ATGACAAATCAACCACTAGTTACTATTATAATGGCTGTTAAAGATACGGCTCCTTATTTGCGGGATTGCTTAGATTCTATTCTGGCACAAACGTATCAAAACTGGGAACTTATTGCTGTAAATGATCACTCATCAGATGCTAGTCCAAAAATTTTACAGGAGTATGCTGCAAAAGACACCAGAATTCGATTTTTTAATAGTGATAGACCTAAATTAATCCCAACACTACAAGTGGGATATGCCGAGACCAAAGGAACATTGATCAACAGAATGGATTCTGATGATAAAATGCCAGCGTATAAAATAGAAGTACTTGTAGAAGAATGGAGTAAACACGGAAAAGGAACTGTGATTGCAGGAGGAACTGAGCATTTTGTTGACGAGGGAGTTGTAGGTGATGGGTTTCTTAAATACGAAAAATGGCTTAATGAAGTTGCCAGAACAAGTACTCACTATCAAGAGATTTATAGAGAATGTGTTATCCCGTCTCATTGTTGGTTACTACACAAAGAAGATTTTGATGCTGCAGGTGCTTTTGATCCGATTATATACCCAGAAGATTATGACCTCTGTTTTCGATTTTACAGATTAGGTTTAACTGTCGTAGGGATTGATAAAATTCTGCATCACTGGAGAGACCGGTCTGATAGAATCTCACGTACCTGGGAAGAATACAAAGACAATCGATATTTTGACCTTAAGCTACGCTTTTTCTATGAATTGGATAGAGATAAAACACGACCTTTAGTACTATGGGGCGCAGGGAAAAATGGAAAAGATATGGCCAAACTCTTACAATCTTATTCTGATGAATTTCATTGGGTATGTGATAATGAGAGAAAAATAGGAAAGGACATCTATGGAGTACGACTAGAGCATTATAACGATGTTAAAACGCTCGAGAATGCTCAGATAATTATTGTGGTAGCATCACCAACAGGGAAAAAAGAAATAGAAGAATTACTCTTCTTATGGAATAAAAAACCTGTTGTTGATTTTTGGTTTTTTGCATGA
- a CDS encoding NAD-dependent epimerase/dehydratase family protein encodes MKITSLVTGGAGFIGSHVVNHLLKQNHQVIVLDDLSGGDKENINSAALFYEGSILDVTLIHTLFDKYKFTYVYHLAAYAAEGLSHFIRNFNYQNNLIGSVNLINASVTHEVKCFVFTSSIAVYGTNTLPLVETQFPQPEDPYGIAKYAVELDLINAQKMFGMDYIIFRPHNVYGRHQNIGDKYRNVVGIFMNQILENKPLTIFGDGKQTRAFTHIDDIAPYIASSVTIPEAYNTVFNIGNDTVYSVKELAIAVSNAMQSELAIEQLEKREEVIHAYANHSKFDTVFNPKKHIDLETGLLEMAKWVKTHGARSSKEFQNIEITKKLPNSWKKPLKQ; translated from the coding sequence GTGAAAATAACTTCACTTGTAACTGGCGGAGCGGGATTTATAGGTTCGCATGTGGTCAATCATTTACTAAAACAAAATCACCAGGTTATAGTTTTAGATGATCTTTCCGGAGGAGATAAGGAAAATATAAACTCAGCAGCACTATTCTATGAAGGTTCGATACTAGACGTTACCTTAATACATACTCTTTTTGATAAGTATAAGTTCACCTATGTTTATCATTTGGCAGCCTATGCGGCTGAAGGACTAAGTCATTTTATTAGAAATTTCAACTACCAGAATAACCTGATCGGTAGTGTTAATTTGATTAACGCATCGGTAACCCATGAAGTGAAATGTTTTGTTTTTACCTCTTCTATTGCAGTCTATGGGACAAATACATTGCCATTGGTAGAAACACAATTTCCGCAACCAGAAGATCCTTATGGAATAGCAAAGTACGCAGTAGAATTAGATCTGATAAATGCACAGAAGATGTTTGGTATGGACTATATTATTTTCAGACCTCATAATGTATACGGAAGACACCAAAATATAGGAGATAAATATCGTAATGTCGTTGGGATATTTATGAATCAAATTCTTGAAAATAAACCGTTAACCATTTTTGGAGATGGTAAGCAAACCAGAGCTTTTACACATATTGATGATATCGCACCTTATATTGCTAGTTCGGTAACGATACCTGAAGCATATAATACAGTTTTTAATATAGGAAATGATACAGTATACTCTGTAAAAGAGCTGGCAATAGCAGTTAGTAATGCAATGCAATCAGAACTAGCTATAGAACAACTAGAAAAACGGGAAGAAGTGATTCATGCTTATGCTAATCATTCAAAATTTGATACTGTTTTTAACCCCAAAAAACATATAGATTTAGAAACTGGGCTTTTAGAAATGGCCAAATGGGTAAAAACTCATGGGGCGCGTTCTAGTAAAGAATTCCAAAACATTGAAATAACAAAAAAGCTGCCGAATTCCTGGAAAAAACCTTTAAAGCAATGA
- the cbiE gene encoding precorrin-6y C5,15-methyltransferase (decarboxylating) subunit CbiE encodes MIFHIIGIGNKTPDFTTEQQQSILDTCVFSGGRRHYELVKDYLPKNHQWIAIQSPMSQVFEVYEKAAVPIIVFASGNPLFYGFSNTLKNKYPDAKIITTPYFSSIQLLANAMHLNSNQLETVSVHGRSWKALDTILIQQKESIGVLTDAEKTPATIAKRLLEYGYDNYKIIVGEDIEGEQEKFQKLSLLEASTMKFHSLNCVILKKTAHRQIDFGIKDADFKGLPGRPKMITKMPIRLTTLHYLDILTVDIVWDIGFCTGSVSIEAKLKNPDIAVVAFEKRPECEAIMIENQKCFGVPGIQVVMGDFFEHDLTQFAKPEAIFIGGHGGRLEELFLKITPVLQLETCIVINAVKESSVQAFKAGCNKIGYTVVEESILSFDKYNPITLLKAIKLRSKTK; translated from the coding sequence ATGATCTTCCATATTATAGGTATCGGAAATAAGACCCCGGATTTTACAACAGAACAACAACAAAGTATTCTGGACACCTGTGTTTTTAGTGGAGGAAGACGTCATTACGAATTGGTGAAAGACTATCTTCCCAAAAATCATCAATGGATAGCTATTCAATCTCCGATGTCTCAGGTATTCGAGGTATATGAAAAAGCAGCAGTACCGATTATTGTTTTTGCTTCCGGAAATCCACTGTTTTATGGATTTTCGAATACATTAAAAAATAAATATCCAGATGCAAAAATCATAACAACTCCCTATTTTAGTTCGATTCAATTATTGGCTAATGCAATGCATTTGAATAGTAACCAGTTAGAAACCGTAAGTGTGCATGGAAGAAGCTGGAAAGCATTAGATACTATCTTAATCCAACAAAAAGAAAGTATAGGAGTGCTTACAGATGCAGAAAAAACTCCAGCCACCATTGCAAAAAGACTTTTGGAGTATGGATATGATAATTATAAAATTATCGTAGGGGAAGACATAGAAGGAGAACAGGAAAAATTTCAGAAATTATCTTTATTGGAAGCTTCAACAATGAAGTTTCACTCACTGAATTGTGTGATACTAAAAAAAACAGCGCATCGTCAAATTGATTTTGGGATAAAGGATGCTGATTTTAAAGGCTTACCTGGCAGGCCTAAGATGATTACCAAAATGCCTATTCGATTAACTACCTTACATTATTTAGATATTCTTACTGTTGATATAGTATGGGATATCGGTTTTTGCACTGGATCTGTTAGTATAGAAGCCAAATTAAAAAACCCAGATATAGCGGTAGTTGCTTTCGAAAAAAGGCCAGAATGTGAAGCAATTATGATAGAAAATCAGAAATGTTTTGGCGTTCCTGGTATTCAGGTAGTAATGGGAGATTTTTTTGAACACGATCTTACTCAGTTTGCAAAGCCTGAAGCAATTTTTATAGGAGGTCACGGCGGCAGATTAGAAGAACTTTTTCTAAAAATCACTCCGGTTTTACAACTTGAAACCTGTATAGTAATTAATGCTGTAAAAGAAAGTTCGGTACAAGCTTTTAAAGCAGGTTGTAACAAAATAGGATATACCGTTGTAGAAGAATCCATACTGTCATTTGATAAATACAATCCAATTACGTTGCTTAAAGCAATAAAATTAAGATCTAAAACCAAATAG
- a CDS encoding TonB-dependent receptor, with the protein MKKLVLCSVLLLWGFMTYAQSNITITGTVKSQISGKGISNVSVYIQQTNHETITDEEGKYSISLEKGNYNISFSAISYQQITKNIIVDRESLILNVTLKKNITGLEEVFINGGSNKTNKEILNVNKLGIKNIDIPVTTNSINGEIMQQRNVFDIGDAVKSVTGVRPINRYGGFQTFRIRGFNNFVMLVDGVRDERHNISTSAPSTNLANVERIEVLKGPAGVLYGHSALGGIINIVRKKPTHKQKANFKATYGSYDTYNLEGGIGGPVSDKLRYRVDIGTTRTQGWRDYGIATNNGSLMLDYTPSANNKLAFYFQTNKDVYDTDTGIPVDEDSSVIPGMDPETRYNDPQDYLKHKRLDYQIKYSHDFNSNLKLSNLLSYSNDDIDYLSTEFLELNPTKDSITRAFPFYFNHKTKTLQNQLDLSYTFKTGTIKHKTLLGNSISILDRKTFRGEVIGPGTFTTISVQNPTLNQGHIETIDNKVDIKKEVVYAFYLQDWIKFSDKFKALIGLRYDTFIGTYYRDIIDNNRNLITSGVRTEIPSSSFTYRAGIVYQPIKDMISIFASYSNYFKPSRRVTPDGKVFDPETGFQNELGIKFQKNDLFTATLSAYFMLKNNIVEKTSVDDYQQIGSADSKGIEFDIESKPFEGFYIKAGYAFVDAKIRDYNKTLQTIPAGNRLPYAPKNSINFWGNYEFQKGYLQGLGAGLGLNYVDKNYTNSSNTYTLPSYTTIDGTLYYQAKKVRIGLNINNIGDTLYFTDAIYSNQFFPGQGRNYKLSLAYKF; encoded by the coding sequence ATGAAAAAATTAGTATTATGCAGTGTCTTATTGTTATGGGGGTTCATGACCTACGCACAATCAAACATTACAATTACTGGAACTGTAAAAAGTCAAATTTCTGGAAAAGGAATTTCTAATGTATCTGTTTATATACAACAGACAAATCACGAAACAATTACAGATGAAGAAGGAAAGTATTCGATCTCATTAGAAAAAGGGAATTACAACATTTCGTTCTCTGCCATTAGCTATCAACAAATTACTAAAAATATTATTGTGGATAGAGAATCTCTCATTTTGAATGTAACCCTTAAAAAAAACATTACTGGATTAGAAGAAGTATTTATTAATGGGGGAAGTAATAAAACCAATAAAGAAATACTAAATGTAAACAAATTAGGGATCAAAAACATAGACATCCCAGTAACTACCAACAGTATTAATGGAGAAATTATGCAACAACGTAATGTTTTTGATATAGGAGATGCGGTTAAAAGTGTTACAGGCGTAAGGCCTATAAATAGATATGGAGGTTTCCAAACTTTTAGAATTAGAGGATTTAATAATTTTGTTATGCTAGTTGATGGTGTTAGAGATGAACGGCATAACATATCTACCAGTGCACCTTCAACAAACCTGGCAAATGTAGAAAGAATAGAAGTACTCAAAGGCCCTGCAGGGGTTCTATATGGTCATTCGGCATTAGGAGGAATTATAAATATAGTCCGCAAAAAACCTACACATAAACAAAAAGCTAATTTTAAAGCCACTTATGGTAGTTATGACACTTATAATCTTGAAGGTGGTATTGGTGGTCCAGTTTCAGATAAATTACGCTATAGAGTAGATATAGGAACGACACGTACTCAAGGGTGGAGAGATTATGGTATAGCGACTAATAATGGATCCTTAATGTTAGATTATACACCTTCAGCAAATAACAAGTTAGCTTTCTACTTTCAGACTAATAAAGATGTATATGATACAGATACTGGTATTCCTGTAGATGAAGACAGTTCTGTTATCCCAGGAATGGATCCAGAGACCAGATACAACGATCCGCAAGATTATTTAAAACACAAACGTCTTGATTATCAAATAAAATACTCGCATGATTTTAATTCTAATTTAAAGTTATCCAATCTCTTATCATATTCAAATGATGATATAGATTATCTTTCTACAGAGTTTTTAGAGTTAAATCCAACTAAAGATTCTATCACCAGAGCTTTCCCGTTTTATTTTAATCATAAAACCAAAACTTTGCAAAATCAATTAGATTTAAGCTATACATTCAAAACAGGTACTATAAAACATAAGACATTACTAGGGAATTCTATCAGTATTTTAGATCGTAAGACTTTTAGAGGAGAAGTAATTGGCCCTGGAACTTTTACAACTATTTCTGTTCAAAACCCTACTTTAAACCAAGGGCACATTGAGACAATAGATAATAAAGTTGATATAAAAAAAGAGGTAGTATACGCTTTTTACTTGCAAGATTGGATTAAATTTTCTGATAAATTTAAAGCATTAATAGGACTGCGTTATGATACATTTATCGGAACTTATTATAGAGATATTATTGACAATAACAGGAACTTAATTACTTCTGGAGTTCGTACAGAAATCCCTTCATCTTCTTTCACATATCGGGCAGGTATTGTTTACCAACCAATAAAAGATATGATTAGCATTTTTGCTTCATATTCAAACTATTTTAAACCATCAAGAAGAGTAACTCCGGATGGAAAAGTATTTGACCCTGAAACAGGTTTTCAAAATGAATTAGGAATCAAGTTTCAAAAAAACGATTTGTTTACTGCTACACTTTCAGCTTATTTTATGTTAAAAAATAATATCGTAGAAAAAACAAGTGTCGATGATTACCAGCAAATAGGTTCTGCAGATTCTAAAGGGATAGAATTCGATATTGAATCAAAACCTTTTGAAGGATTTTATATTAAAGCAGGATATGCTTTCGTAGATGCCAAAATTAGAGATTATAATAAAACGTTACAGACTATACCAGCAGGAAACAGGTTACCATATGCTCCTAAAAATTCTATTAATTTTTGGGGAAATTATGAATTTCAAAAAGGGTATTTGCAAGGTTTGGGAGCTGGATTAGGGCTAAATTACGTAGATAAAAACTATACCAATTCAAGCAATACATATACATTACCATCGTATACGACCATAGATGGAACTCTTTATTATCAAGCAAAAAAAGTTAGAATAGGATTAAACATAAATAATATTGGCGATACACTTTATTTTACCGATGCGATCTATTCAAATCAGTTTTTCCCTGGCCAGGGAAGAAATTATAAATTAAGTTTGGCATATAAATTTTAA
- a CDS encoding PepSY domain-containing protein yields the protein MKQIISLHHWLGTFFCALFLIWFLSGFVMMYQSFPNLSETERIEMLSSSVNTEVLSPKTVFKNDTIDEISQLRLNYVLNRPVFHLITDQGGIFSKYADNGQKVILTKEIALKIAAKNTGITANSTIQILAELDQWIPRTKYLPHMPIFKIEFEDENNTLVYISSVTGELLAINTSSERFWSWLGAIPHWIYFKDIRIHNTLWAQLVTWLAALGFIMVITGIITGLVRYKKKPKAKFKRFKNKWYNYHYYFGLVFGVFVCTWIFSGWMSMTPFGWTPSTQLQKEEVLKWQMQKHTINYYNEDSWSSFLNQLEQKKFKEVSFNFFQNNVYAQVFFQNTSSLYSLYNANPSLSIDSYQKIVNSFSPENEVKESILLKEYDNYYYSRHNDKDLPIIRIKTTKNITYYINPKTTRVVYKCATKNKIQRWIYHGLHSLDFSFLAWNRPLWDIVLFILLTGGTVLSFSATGLGVKFIKRKNRKRVKRKEKKSKK from the coding sequence ATGAAACAGATTATTTCTTTACATCATTGGCTTGGCACTTTTTTTTGTGCTTTATTTTTAATTTGGTTTTTATCGGGCTTTGTTATGATGTATCAAAGTTTTCCAAATCTAAGTGAAACTGAAAGAATAGAAATGCTTTCTAGTTCTGTAAATACTGAGGTATTATCCCCTAAAACTGTTTTTAAAAATGATACTATTGACGAGATATCCCAACTTAGACTGAATTATGTTCTCAATAGACCTGTTTTTCATTTGATTACAGATCAGGGGGGAATTTTTTCCAAATATGCAGATAATGGACAAAAAGTAATCCTAACAAAAGAGATAGCGCTAAAAATCGCAGCAAAAAACACAGGAATAACGGCTAATTCTACTATCCAAATATTAGCAGAGCTAGACCAATGGATTCCAAGAACAAAGTATTTACCACATATGCCTATTTTCAAAATTGAATTTGAGGACGAAAACAATACGTTGGTTTATATCTCATCGGTAACGGGAGAGTTACTTGCTATAAATACCAGTTCTGAAAGATTTTGGTCGTGGTTGGGTGCTATTCCTCATTGGATTTACTTTAAGGATATTAGAATTCATAATACATTATGGGCACAACTGGTAACATGGTTAGCCGCATTAGGATTCATCATGGTAATTACAGGTATAATAACTGGATTGGTGAGATACAAAAAGAAACCAAAGGCCAAGTTTAAAAGATTCAAAAACAAATGGTACAATTATCATTATTATTTTGGATTGGTTTTTGGGGTATTTGTATGTACCTGGATTTTTAGTGGGTGGATGAGTATGACCCCTTTTGGATGGACTCCTAGTACACAATTACAAAAAGAAGAAGTTCTAAAATGGCAAATGCAAAAACATACTATAAATTACTATAATGAGGATAGTTGGAGTAGTTTTCTAAATCAGTTAGAACAAAAGAAATTTAAAGAAGTAAGTTTTAATTTTTTTCAAAATAATGTTTATGCCCAAGTTTTTTTTCAAAATACAAGTTCTTTATATAGTTTATATAACGCTAACCCTTCTTTAAGCATAGATAGCTATCAAAAAATTGTAAATTCTTTTTCTCCAGAAAATGAAGTGAAAGAAAGTATTCTCTTAAAAGAATATGACAATTATTATTATAGTCGACATAATGATAAAGATTTACCGATAATTAGAATTAAAACCACTAAAAATATAACCTATTATATCAATCCAAAAACAACCAGGGTAGTATACAAATGTGCTACAAAAAACAAAATTCAACGCTGGATTTATCACGGTTTACATAGTTTAGATTTCTCATTTCTGGCATGGAACAGGCCTTTATGGGATATTGTTCTTTTTATTTTATTAACAGGAGGTACAGTACTTAGTTTTTCGGCAACTGGATTAGGAGTTAAATTCATTAAAAGAAAAAATAGAAAAAGGGTAAAAAGGAAGGAGAAGAAATCTAAAAAATAA
- the bluB gene encoding 5,6-dimethylbenzimidazole synthase translates to MKEHPQRVFNDKEQALLEEVMAHRRDVRGNRFLNTPISQESIDRIIEAALAAPSVGFSQPWEFVLIRDQKTKQAVKETFSEETARAAIQFTDEKQKEYIKLKLEGILESPLNMAVFYKPAEGPVLGQTSMPNMGKYSVVCAIQNMWLMARSLNIGMGWVSILDPEKVKQVLDAPEQNQLIGYLCFGYTDMFYNQPELELKKWDRKKLQKEVVIQEKYK, encoded by the coding sequence ATGAAAGAGCATCCACAACGTGTATTTAACGATAAAGAACAAGCATTGCTCGAAGAGGTAATGGCGCATCGCAGGGATGTCCGAGGGAATCGATTTTTAAATACTCCCATATCTCAGGAGTCAATTGATAGGATCATAGAAGCTGCATTGGCAGCTCCTTCGGTAGGGTTTTCGCAACCCTGGGAATTTGTATTGATCAGAGATCAAAAAACGAAGCAAGCTGTAAAAGAAACTTTTTCTGAAGAAACGGCACGTGCCGCAATTCAATTTACAGACGAAAAGCAAAAAGAATACATCAAGCTTAAACTAGAAGGGATTTTAGAATCTCCTTTAAATATGGCAGTGTTTTATAAACCTGCAGAAGGCCCTGTTTTGGGACAAACAAGTATGCCTAATATGGGTAAATACAGTGTGGTTTGTGCGATACAAAATATGTGGCTTATGGCACGATCCTTAAATATAGGTATGGGATGGGTAAGTATTTTAGATCCTGAAAAAGTAAAACAGGTACTTGATGCTCCAGAACAAAACCAATTAATAGGATATTTATGTTTTGGGTATACCGACATGTTTTATAACCAACCCGAGTTAGAATTAAAAAAATGGGATCGTAAAAAACTTCAAAAAGAAGTTGTTATTCAGGAAAAATATAAATAA
- the cobJ gene encoding precorrin-3B C(17)-methyltransferase, with protein sequence MIKVVGLGPGHSDYIIPLATQAISEASVIIGYHYYFQFIQHIVRPDALCIGKELSEEEKRAEIAIQHALEGEHVVVIGSGDASIYAMASIVYQKVAEQKLDIPVETIPGISAFITAGSKLGAILGHDFCCISLSDLMTPWTTIEKRIHAAAMGDFVTGLYNPKSKKRYWQLGALKTIYLKYRPKTTPVAICKQLGRTEEEIKITTLAELDVDEVDMFCVVLIGNSQTFRYKDHLITPRGYLNRKPETGVEIQQASFNEILNNIPSNTLANDALWAAIRCIHTSGDFEYINYLETSKQAITTWHDYLKNGGTIVTDVTMVAAGITKAYTAKYGNQVICLLNDKESLQLAEKEGLTRTQAGIKLAAKKYPKALFVIGNAPTALIEIADQIQEGILSPTGVIGAPVGFINVIESKERLKAISHIPYALITEKRGGSNFAAAIVNAAFTLEEAKL encoded by the coding sequence ATGATCAAAGTTGTAGGACTAGGTCCCGGGCATTCAGATTATATCATTCCATTGGCTACACAGGCAATTTCAGAAGCCTCTGTAATCATAGGATATCACTATTATTTTCAATTTATTCAACATATAGTACGTCCTGATGCTTTATGTATCGGTAAAGAATTAAGTGAAGAAGAAAAAAGAGCAGAAATTGCAATACAACACGCTCTAGAAGGAGAACATGTTGTTGTAATTGGTTCTGGTGATGCCAGTATATATGCAATGGCATCTATAGTATATCAAAAGGTTGCAGAGCAAAAATTAGATATTCCTGTAGAGACAATACCGGGCATTTCTGCCTTTATCACAGCAGGAAGTAAATTAGGAGCTATCTTAGGTCATGATTTTTGTTGTATTTCCTTATCAGATTTAATGACTCCCTGGACCACAATAGAGAAGCGTATTCATGCTGCGGCAATGGGAGATTTTGTAACAGGGTTGTATAATCCTAAAAGTAAAAAACGGTATTGGCAATTGGGAGCGTTAAAAACCATTTACCTTAAATATAGACCCAAAACTACTCCTGTAGCGATATGCAAACAATTAGGAAGAACAGAAGAAGAGATTAAAATCACCACTTTGGCAGAGTTAGATGTCGATGAGGTAGATATGTTTTGTGTGGTGTTGATAGGGAATAGTCAAACTTTTAGATATAAAGATCATCTAATCACACCAAGAGGATATTTAAACAGAAAACCAGAGACTGGTGTAGAAATACAGCAAGCTAGTTTTAATGAGATATTAAATAATATCCCATCAAATACATTAGCAAACGATGCTTTATGGGCAGCAATACGATGTATTCATACCTCTGGTGATTTTGAATATATAAACTACCTGGAAACTTCTAAGCAGGCAATTACTACCTGGCATGATTATCTTAAAAATGGAGGAACAATCGTTACCGATGTAACTATGGTGGCTGCAGGAATTACAAAAGCGTATACCGCCAAATATGGTAACCAGGTGATTTGTTTATTAAATGATAAGGAATCTCTTCAGCTTGCAGAAAAAGAAGGATTAACACGAACACAGGCGGGAATAAAACTAGCTGCAAAAAAATACCCCAAAGCACTATTTGTTATCGGAAATGCACCTACCGCATTAATTGAGATTGCAGATCAGATTCAAGAAGGAATATTATCTCCGACAGGAGTTATTGGAGCGCCAGTAGGATTTATCAATGTAATTGAATCTAAAGAACGACTAAAAGCAATATCTCATATTCCGTATGCATTAATTACCGAAAAGCGAGGAGGTAGTAATTTTGCAGCGGCTATTGTTAATGCAGCATTTACGCTAGAAGAAGCTAAATTATAG
- the cobI gene encoding precorrin-2 C(20)-methyltransferase yields MHTIYGIALGPGDPELLTLKALRILKEVDLIFYPGSITKDQKKSFVYPILQYHGLEYKELKGFFLNMSYDRQEASKTYATTVKDIEKAYKAGKKIAIVCEGDISLYASFSYILTALQELQLPVSLVPGINSFSLGASQHQIPLSLLNDKIAIVPRVKNIAEISKYFLEFDTVILMKIRSGWNDFHSELVQKDWKCYYCERLGTNQEYITTDLTTLTNREIPYFSLLIIKQ; encoded by the coding sequence TTGCATACAATTTATGGAATAGCTTTAGGACCCGGAGACCCAGAACTTCTTACACTTAAAGCGTTACGAATACTAAAAGAAGTTGATCTTATCTTTTATCCGGGATCTATTACCAAAGATCAAAAAAAGAGCTTTGTATATCCTATATTACAATATCATGGATTAGAGTATAAAGAACTAAAAGGATTTTTCCTAAACATGTCATACGATCGCCAAGAAGCTTCAAAAACGTATGCAACAACGGTAAAAGACATAGAAAAAGCTTATAAGGCAGGAAAAAAAATAGCGATTGTATGCGAAGGAGATATTAGCTTATATGCTTCTTTTTCGTATATATTAACAGCGCTTCAAGAATTGCAATTACCAGTATCTTTGGTGCCGGGAATCAATTCTTTTTCGCTGGGAGCATCGCAACACCAAATACCATTAAGTTTACTTAATGATAAAATTGCAATCGTTCCAAGAGTAAAAAATATTGCAGAAATCTCTAAATATTTTTTAGAATTTGATACCGTGATATTAATGAAAATACGCTCTGGTTGGAATGATTTTCACTCAGAATTAGTACAGAAAGATTGGAAATGTTATTATTGTGAACGTTTAGGAACCAATCAAGAATATATAACAACAGATTTAACCACTCTGACCAATAGAGAAATCCCATATTTCTCTTTATTAATTATCAAACAATGA
- a CDS encoding cob(I)yrinic acid a,c-diamide adenosyltransferase has protein sequence MKIYTRKGDTGKTGVFGGKREFKDSARIECNGALDEANSTIGLLRAKLGNDHEWQPNLHKIQKDLMDMMSHLARPSDSKKENPNPKPKDGADFCEQWMDEMEANISSPSDYFLLPGGNEISALCHVCRTQIRRGERRLVTLMHEDPESVEEYVVAYINRLSDLFFTMARAEMDKAGVAEEKWQLFLYKRKKKRT, from the coding sequence TTGAAAATATACACACGTAAAGGAGATACAGGTAAGACTGGAGTCTTTGGAGGAAAAAGAGAATTTAAAGATTCTGCACGTATAGAATGTAACGGAGCTTTGGACGAGGCGAATTCTACTATTGGATTACTACGTGCAAAATTAGGTAATGACCACGAGTGGCAGCCAAATCTTCATAAAATTCAAAAAGATCTTATGGATATGATGTCACACCTTGCAAGACCATCAGATTCTAAAAAAGAAAACCCTAATCCCAAACCTAAAGACGGGGCAGATTTTTGTGAACAATGGATGGACGAAATGGAAGCCAATATTAGCTCTCCGTCTGACTATTTTTTATTACCAGGTGGAAATGAAATTTCAGCACTATGTCATGTGTGTAGAACACAAATCAGAAGAGGTGAACGTAGATTAGTTACCTTAATGCATGAAGATCCCGAATCTGTAGAAGAATATGTGGTAGCCTATATTAATAGATTATCAGATTTATTTTTCACTATGGCCAGAGCAGAAATGGATAAAGCCGGAGTAGCAGAAGAAAAATGGCAATTGTTTTTGTATAAAAGAAAAAAGAAAAGAACATAA